From the Streptomyces syringium genome, one window contains:
- a CDS encoding FAD-dependent monooxygenase, translated as MTSRTDPTADVLVIGAGPTGLLLAGDLAAAGVRVVLLERRARESNLTRAFAVHARTLEMLDMRSVAEQLLATGVLVSSARLFGKARLDLSGLPSRFPGVLITPQYETERVLEERAVKLGAEIRRGTEVLGLRQDADGVDVDVRTDTTDEPSGDASGSGGTATLRARYVVGADGVRSTVRQALGIPFPGKSVLRSIMLGDVRLAAPPREMPVFGNVAEGICLILPFGDGWYRIIAWERHSDVPADAPVELEDLRAITRAAFGTDFGAHDARWTSRFHSDERQAPRYRDGRVFLAGDAAHVHSPAGGMGMNAGLQDAANLGWKLAAVLAGRADDALLDTYHDERHPVGALVVRLSGALLRVAVADSTVVRGLRRGAAAVLRYVPRMTRRPALLVSGLGIRYPAPPGAHSLTGSRAPDLPLVEVPDGPTRLYEALRAGRYVQVLPRGAAPGDPVAERERDVITVTRADARQQSLLVRPDGYVAWASDDGATGAVPPPGAVPPSRV; from the coding sequence ATGACTTCTCGTACCGATCCCACCGCCGACGTCCTCGTCATCGGCGCCGGACCCACTGGACTTCTGCTGGCCGGCGATCTCGCCGCCGCCGGGGTGCGGGTCGTGCTGCTGGAGCGCCGGGCGCGGGAGTCGAACCTCACCCGGGCCTTCGCCGTCCACGCGCGGACCCTGGAGATGCTGGACATGCGCTCGGTCGCCGAGCAGCTGCTCGCCACCGGTGTGCTCGTCTCCTCCGCGCGGCTCTTCGGCAAGGCCAGGCTCGACCTGTCCGGACTGCCGAGCCGCTTCCCCGGTGTCCTCATCACCCCGCAGTACGAGACCGAGCGGGTCCTGGAGGAGCGGGCCGTCAAGCTCGGTGCCGAGATCCGGCGCGGCACCGAGGTCCTCGGCCTGCGGCAGGACGCGGACGGTGTCGACGTGGACGTCCGGACGGACACCACCGACGAGCCCTCCGGCGACGCCTCCGGCAGCGGCGGGACGGCGACCCTCCGCGCCCGCTATGTCGTCGGAGCGGACGGGGTGCGCAGCACCGTGCGACAGGCGCTCGGCATCCCCTTCCCCGGCAAGTCCGTCCTGCGGTCCATCATGCTCGGCGACGTGCGCCTCGCCGCCCCTCCCCGCGAGATGCCCGTCTTCGGCAACGTCGCCGAGGGCATCTGCCTCATCCTCCCCTTCGGTGACGGCTGGTACCGCATCATCGCCTGGGAGCGCCACAGCGACGTGCCCGCCGACGCGCCCGTCGAGCTGGAGGACCTGCGGGCCATCACCCGGGCCGCGTTCGGTACGGACTTCGGGGCCCACGACGCCCGCTGGACCTCGCGCTTCCACAGCGACGAACGCCAGGCGCCGCGCTACCGCGACGGCCGGGTCTTCCTCGCGGGCGACGCCGCGCACGTCCACTCGCCCGCCGGCGGCATGGGGATGAACGCGGGCCTGCAGGACGCCGCCAACCTCGGCTGGAAGCTCGCCGCCGTGCTGGCCGGGCGCGCCGACGACGCCCTCCTCGACACCTACCACGACGAGCGGCACCCGGTGGGCGCCCTCGTCGTGCGCCTCAGCGGAGCCCTCCTGCGGGTGGCGGTGGCCGATTCGACCGTCGTGCGGGGGCTGCGGCGGGGCGCGGCCGCCGTCCTCCGGTACGTGCCGCGGATGACCCGCCGTCCCGCGCTGCTCGTCTCCGGCCTCGGCATCCGCTACCCCGCGCCGCCCGGCGCCCACTCCCTCACCGGGAGCCGCGCCCCCGACCTGCCCCTGGTCGAGGTCCCCGACGGCCCCACGCGTCTCTACGAGGCGCTGCGCGCGGGCCGTTACGTCCAGGTCCTGCCGCGCGGTGCGGCTCCCGGGGATCCGGTGGCGGAGCGCGAGAGGGACGTCATCACCGTCACGCGCGCCGACGCGCGGCAGCAGAGCCTGCTGGTGCGGCCCGACGGATACGTGGCCTGGGCTTCCGACGACGGCGCCACCGGGGCCGTGCCGCCGCCCGGTGCCGTCCCGCCGTCCCGGGTGTGA
- a CDS encoding bifunctional DNA primase/polymerase, whose translation MNVEKTIGVGAPLIPQQRGEQVLDAAVRYAEERHWDVFAGTWLEVDAGRERCSCGDLDCPSPGAHPARPDWATQATGSAVAARRMWAKQPNSSVLLPTGRTFDALDVPESAGCLALARMERMEIQLGPITSTPHRRMLFFVLPGGALKVADLARKLGWPPSSLDLVARGEGDYVVAPPTRMGARGAVQWARQPTAANRWLPDAEELVSALAYACGRETADARGR comes from the coding sequence ATGAACGTGGAAAAGACCATCGGAGTAGGAGCCCCGCTTATCCCCCAACAACGCGGCGAGCAGGTCCTCGACGCCGCGGTTCGGTACGCGGAAGAGCGGCACTGGGACGTATTCGCCGGGACCTGGCTGGAAGTCGACGCGGGCAGGGAACGCTGCTCGTGCGGCGACCTCGACTGCCCGTCGCCCGGCGCGCATCCGGCCCGTCCCGACTGGGCCACCCAGGCCACCGGCAGCGCGGTCGCCGCGCGCCGGATGTGGGCGAAACAGCCCAACTCCTCGGTTCTGCTCCCGACCGGCCGCACCTTCGACGCGCTCGACGTCCCCGAGAGCGCCGGCTGCCTGGCGCTCGCCCGCATGGAGCGGATGGAGATCCAGCTCGGGCCGATCACCTCCACCCCGCACCGCAGGATGCTGTTCTTCGTCCTGCCCGGCGGCGCCCTGAAGGTCGCCGACCTGGCCCGGAAGCTGGGCTGGCCGCCCTCCTCCCTCGACCTGGTCGCGCGCGGCGAGGGCGACTACGTGGTCGCGCCGCCGACCCGGATGGGCGCGCGCGGCGCGGTCCAGTGGGCCCGCCAGCCCACCGCCGCCAACCGCTGGCTCCCCGACGCGGAGGAGCTGGTCAGCGCGCTCGCCTACGCGTGCGGACGCGAGACCGCGGACGCCCGCGGGCGCTGA